In Verrucomicrobiota bacterium, the DNA window TCTGCCCAGCGGCAAGGTGAAGGAGAAGACCGATCCCTGGCCCACTTCGCTCGTGGCATCAACTTCGCCGCCATGCATGGAGACGATGTGTTTGACGATGGTGAGGCCCAGTCCGCTGCCGGCGACGTCCGCCGCTTCCGGAGCGAGAGCGTGATAGAACTTCTCCCAAACCAA includes these proteins:
- a CDS encoding ATP-binding protein, which codes for MKWTTKVRVSVTREGDFAKVAVADQGIGIPEEQLPLVWEKFYHALAPEAADVAGSGLGLTIVKHIVSMHGGEVDATSEVGQGSVFSFTLPLGRAQ